In Rhodamnia argentea isolate NSW1041297 chromosome 5, ASM2092103v1, whole genome shotgun sequence, the DNA window tctcctcatTGCGGATGCTTGTGCATCTGGTAATGCACTGAAGTATGCACTTTTATCATGGGCAGACAGAAAAGGGTGTTAAAACctgttatttgtttttttcatcTAGTAAGATTTAAGGAATCAAAGTGATAAAAGTGAATAAGTTCTCATAGGCAATATTTTGGGTTCCCAAAAAGTGTCAGCAACTAAAGTCCTGGATACAAGTCAACGGTGAACAACAAACTGACATCCCCTCCATGAAACCAAGCAACGTGTCTTCCCAAGTTCAGACGTGCGTCCCACACTCTTCGCTCTTCATATACTCCATCCAGCCAACTCATACAAACCTCCAAGAGCCACAATGGCAATCGGAACCGCCCGCCCGTCTGCCCTGTCTCCTAATACAAGAAATCCCATTATCGAATCACCGCAACCACAATCCCCCGAACCATTATCTATGCCGTCGCCACCACCGACTCGCTCACCACGAATGGTCCCTGCTGCGCCTCGAATAGTCTCACCCTTTTCTGACCACATATCACCCATTAGATCACCTCCTATATCCCTTGAGCAACCATCAAACAAGAAAAGCCGCTCAAAATCTTCCAAGATCTTCCGCCGCTTGCGTTCGGTGTTCAAGTCATTTCCAATCATCAACCCCACGTGTAAAATCCCAGTTTCTCTTCACGGAAGCCGTGCACCTGAGGCACACGTCAATGGAGGGACACGCATGACTGGTACCCTTTTCGGGCACCGGAAGACGCGGATTAATCTTGCCATCCAAGATAACCCAAGGAGCATTCCAATCCTCGTACTCGAGCTTGCAATACCAACAGGGAAGCTTCTTCAGGATATGGGAACGGGTCTCACGAGGATAGCATTAGAGTGCGAAAAACAACCATCTGGTAAGACAAAGCTAATCCACGAGCCAATATGGACAATGTATTGCAACGGCCGGAAGGTAGGTTATGCTGTGAAGAGGGAGCCATCCGAAGATGATCTAAGCGTCATGCAGACATTGCATGCGGTTTCAATGGGAGCTGGGGTGCTTCCGACCGAGGTCTCGGATCCCCCAGATGGCGATCTGACCTACATGAGAGCACAATTTGAGCGAGTGGTCGGTTCTAAGGATTCTGAAACATTTTACATGATGAACCCGGATGGCAATAATGGACCAGAACTTAGCATCTTCTTTGTCAGGATATAAGTACTCGCCAGAGACTATGGACCTTGAAATAGATGGaaagtcttcttcttcttcttttttttgtcagtttGGTGTAAGTCGTGATAGATACATGGCCAACATTAATTGTATAGAGCAAAGGGGAGGCAGAAGTAACTGCAAAGCATCGTGTAGTTTTTTACTGTTCTATCATTTCCAGTCCGATACGTCTGCTTGTGAAATTTATATAAGATTTGAGCCAGTCTCTACGTTCCGAAGCCTGACTAGCCATTTTGATGAAACTAAAAATTTATCAACAAACATACATTACTCGACTAGTAGGTTGCTCAATCATTGTTAATTGCCTCccatttattttcaattctcTGTATAATTATCGGATAAGAACTAACTCGTTTACATGAGAGACGTGTCACTTATTGCTAGCAATGTAAAGCCAAACGAATAGTTAGTTTGGGTCATCTTCCAGAATTACAAGCGGCTGAGTATTCGAGTTATTCTATTCCAGAATCAGAAAGAGTAGTGATCCAGTGAACATCCCTTAGCCGTTTCTTTTCAGAAGGTGCTTGAACGAGCGGAAGAGCATCGCGGTGAAAAAGGACCTGCAATTGTTCCTCTTTTTCAAACATGAACAGGAGTCCAACCCCGCTAATGCTTAGGACTGAATGGCTAAGCCTCTCATCAATAGAAAGTGATCCACACCATCTGGTAGATTACACGTACGATCTGCAGTATCTGCGTTTCATCGAAGAGCAATTAGCGGCAAAACACCAACTCATTCGATGTCAGTCGCAACCATGTTTTGCGCATCTGACTATGTCACTATTAACGAAGTACCCAGTGCTCCGCTGGATTCACATATAGCTGAATTCAAGAACCCAAAGCAATTGGCAGAGGGAAAAGTTTGAACCAGTTCATACTTCGAGtggtttgaaaagtaatttaccAACAAAAGTCACCGGGTTGGATGGAAATACCATGCAAGCACGAGGGGAACTTTGTAAAGTCTGGATCAGTCTTGTGCCGGTATGCAATCCATCTGCAAATGAACCAATAACATATAAAGATGCCTTCAAATGGTATTGAAAAACAAATAGGAGATAAATAATTGCACCCTCAACAGAAAATGATCTTTAGCTCCAGAATATTATATCAACATTTATTTCCCAAGAGAAAGCACACTGGCAACTCTGGCTTGAGCATTTCATTTATAACTGTCGCATATTGCAACCACAGAAGCCACTAGCTTCTTTAAGAAGCTAAATTTTATGAAAGGACATGACATTTTATAACTTCACACAAAACTCACTCTTCTATTTACACCACACTGTAAACAACTGAAAGAAGCATGAGATGGAACATGTAATAACTTTAAGTGTCAAAAGATTAGGACCTACACGTACTAAATTACCTTATTGTCTGCCAAAGACGACAAACATCATTTTCCTTGGCCCACTCAATTAAATAAGCAGTTTTGTCACCTCCAAAAACCTAGGTTTTGGTGTTGTTCTAAGACAGAAAGCATCTTCCCTGCATATAAACTCTCTATTATCCAGCTCATTGTCTGCATTAAGAGCTAGTGTCAATGTGAGAGCCCgaaacaggaaaaaagaaataaatggaaaTATCCAGTATACAGATCTTGCGAGAGTGTAATTACTGGATGTCCAGAATGGAGTATTGTTTTGAATAAATACTCAGCCTCGCAGTATGCAGCCATACACCCGTACGAGGAGGCTATCTTTACTTTTTAGATACTGGAAGTGAGAATGATCAACCTCTAAGCACCCTAAGGATATACACAAGAAACCAGAATCAAAGAGCTGATTACAAAGAGAATGCTAACCAATATCGGTATCTTTCTCTCCAAAGCACACTGCCTTAAGTGACGAGATGGCCTACTCTCGTATTCTGTCACGATAATTCCCATGGATACCTTCCCATGATGAAGACAATGGACCAACTGTTGGAGGGTCTTGTATGCCACCCCACCTCCTCGCTGCACAACACGAGGGCACAGTCAAACTCACAACTCATCATTCAGAACACGAAAAATCAGAGTATTACCAAGCGTTAAGGAAGCTCATGCAGCAACACTACATGAAGTCAGCTGCAATTTAGGAAAAGCACAACTATCCCTTGTAAAGGTGTCAATGCTAGCATCCTAATCATTCTGTACCACAAAAAGAGAGGAGTCGTGGAAGGAAGGTGCCATCTTTACGTGAGCATGCTTCGAAAGCCCTTGTTAGCTTCACAGTGATTAATATATAAGTAACCCTTAGGAAGGTTAAAGGGATCCAGCATTTTAGGTGTATGGGACTTGGTAGAGTAGATTAAAATTCATACTTCACAAGCTGGCTGAAATTTCTTGATGCTTTAGAATTGTACTGTAACATACTTATCTAGTACATTTTGGCTAACAGTACTGATTAAGACACAGGATACATGACAGGACCTCTCATGGTGTGAAAGATAGGCTTAGTTGATCTGTCTTCAGAAGCTAAGTATACTTCCGCATGCGAGTACATAAAGGCTGGTGGCCTGTCCAAACCCTAGAAAATTTCATCTCTCTTAATgattttctttgccaatttaaAGACAGGAGCAAGCCAAAACacgtcttcttctctcttatttAATGAGAGAGACATAAAATTTTGATATGTAACAACCCAAGATATCTGAGCTTTTAACATCAAATTTACTTGTAAACAGAGAAGTACGTTACCTTGATTACTTCAGAAAATTTGTTACAGAAACTTTTCTTTCCATGTAACATTATCCCTACTTGCCCAAAGATAGATCCGCTGTTAGAGTGTGGCAATGACTTTCCGATAGGGATAAACATTGCATCGACTTGATTTGAGACGATCATATATCTGTGAAAAAAAGAGTTGACAGAAATGTCtccaattcaatcattccgAATAAGATGATTAATGGGCTAATTGGAAAATAAAGCCACACTAAACAAGGTAGGGAAGAGCGGGCAACTGATGACAAAGAATTCTTTTTGGTTGTACTATCCTCCGGCATCCTTAATTCAGATTAATTCTATTTAGTAATGGCACACGagataattgttttttttgggtaaggaaacGAGGGGGGTCAAGAGCACACGAGACAATTGTTTATTAgtttacaagttgaagaaatacaaaaagttgCCACTCATAAAAGTTATAACTTAATTGAACAAAGTTTTTGAAATTGTTCGTGGAAAAGAAAGGAGCAGATTTGGTGATGTATAAGGCTTAAAATTATCAGTCAAAGATGACGATCTACAAAGAAAAAGTAACATTGATGTAATCTCCAAAACTGAAAGGAGCAGCTGATCTTAATCATTTATGACGAATGAGAGAGATTTCGATAAAGCATTAGAATCTCCTCATCTCCAGTAGAAAAGCCTTAAAAAGACAAGGGAATTGTTTTGAAGAAAGATTGAGCACTTGGATATTGTGAAGACGACTTAAAAGATCCACAAAGACAACTAAGTTTGGTGGGAAAATGCTTGGTCATTGCTGTTGTGATAGCAAGCACATGAAAATGTGTACAGTTGCTCTAACTCTCCCACTAACACATAGAATAGAGAAAGACAGGTGAATTAGTGCCATTCACTGTGCTAAATGAGCAACTTACTTATCAGGTAACACGAGAGAACCCGCACTGATTGATTCGGTAATCCAAGCGACTTTAAGAATAAAGGCCCGAATTGCGCATCCATACAAGAACTTGGCCGTCTTCAACTGGGAAAAACAAGAATTTGTTTTAGTATTATAATATCATGTCAGACATACTTCCACCAAGCCAGAGCTCTGCTTAAATTCACAGCATCAAAAGGCATCATCTAGTTTTAGACTATATAGCAAGCATATCAACCCGAAGAGGGATAGGGATGAATTGAATAGAGAATTGGGTGAAGGAATTTACTTGATGTAAAATTAGTGCACAATTAAGTTTTTCTCAACAGAATTGCAGACAGAAATATAATTTGTCACAAAATAATATTGCAGAATGAATAATGATCCTTGTATTGTAAATTAAGTGCCCCTTAAATAAACAAAGAGAATGTATACTTCCTGTATGCTTCGGCTTATCTTCAAGTGAGATGTGGCTTtacatgttaaaaaaaacatTGATGTAGATTCAAAATCTACAcctcaaatcaaatcaattaacaaaatacACGCATAAATGACACTTGACAAGAAAACTTTTTGCAAacttagaaaataatttatccACGTAAGCATCCAAATAATCATATTAAATGGCTAACCAACAGCCTTTGCTAACTAACAGACACTTGCAACGTGGTTACCCCTCTAAAAAATAAAGAGTTAGATTTAGCCACGTTAATTCTTGGAGAAAAATACCTTTCTCGGAGATATGACGAAAGGTCGCTGCTCGGATAGAACCATTGAACTTCCCTTCCCCCTTAAATTCACGGGCGGAATATCCAGGAGAACCTCGCCTCCATGTTTCTGAATCAACctttcaatttccttttctttgcggGTTGAAAACCCAGTAAGGAAGAATTCCATCTTGTGAAAAATTAGTGGCTGCTCAGCCATGAAACTAGTGCGATGTTTTGCACCTTGACGTCGACATTCTAACTGAGACTTGCAGTATCTCAACCTCTTCCATGATCCTGTGGTTGAGCCAGTTGGTGCTGACAAACATGAACTCATTAGATGCCCCAAAGATTAATCAAAGCGGTGAATAGAAAGAACTTAAAATGCTCATCTAGGTCTTACAATTTTGGTGCAAGGATCCGCGTGTACTCTTATCCACCTGAAGCTGCAAATGAACTTCTGATGAGAAACTTACACGTTTTCTACCAGATACATGATTATTTTTGTCCTGGCGAATATTAGCAGCATTTAGTGGTATTTTTTGCAAACAATCCCCTGCAAGTCGATGGGAATCCATGTTATGTCGCCATTTTTTATCATCTGATAGCAGAAGCAACTTTCTTTTCCCCAGCAAATGAACCTGCAATGCTGCTGCATTCTTTGCTGGTTGAACAGAAATACTCCTATGGAATGCCACTTTTTCAGCTGGATGTTTAGTGactggaacaggttcctcaccACAAACCATAGCAGGGATATCATATCCGGATTTTGGTGATTTCAGTCCTACAGAATTTCGCCAATTATATTTTTGAGTGAAATTAGTATCAGGGTATGAGGATGTGATTTCCCTCTTGCATTTCGAGAATAGCAATAAATTACAGCGCCCATGTCCATTCTCCAACTTGGCTTCATTGCTTGATAAGATTACACTATAATTCTTTAAAGAGGATAGCCGTCTTCTTGCTGACTTCTGAAAACCTTCTTTTGGTTCAGAGGTGACTCCTGCATTCTGATTGTCAGCCTTAGATTTTGGGTCGGAGGTTTCATTGGGGTTTGCCGACCCAAGTTCTGAAGCCAAGTCAATGAATTTCTCACCATCAATCTCAATGCAATTCTGACTGGGTTCTTGATGTAATCCATGGTTTTCTGTGGAAATACTGCAAGGAACAAAGGAACAAAGAGGATCTGCTGACAATAAACTTGAAGACCTCACAATTTCTTGAGAGAAAGTTATGCCCTCGTTGACTTCGTCACATGAACCTTCAAAAGCCATCTTTAACTGTGGAGCTTTCTGGGTACTGATTCCAATTTGCACAACAGAATTTTCATCAGGCGCAGTATCTGCTGATTCTGAGAGAAAGCTTGTCTCGTGAACAAAAAACTTGGCAATGCTTCTagttcttgtgcttttctctTTCAACTCCACAGGAACTTCTATGTCCTTataaaaattttttggacaaggCAACAAACAAAGGAGAAAAGGCACCATATCAGAAAACTGACTGGAAAATTTTACAGAACCAAGAACTAGTATGATAAGAACAACAAAGATACAGAACAATATCACCCAGGGAAAGAAACAAACGTTAATATCTGTTGAAAACTTTCAAAGTAGATGATTGAATATGGACATCATCACTAGAGAGTTACTGAAGGACTGGAAGCTAAGGCGGCCATAGCATAAGGCTATTACTTTCACAGGGAATGAAAGGTTTGAGAAGCACtagtaagaaaggaaaaatatgttTCTTCAAATCAGTAAGGTCACAAAGGAGCACAAACACCACATTCCTGTTGTGGCAACGAACATTGACACAACCTTTGGTCATTTCAGAGGTGATCAAGCAGTGACAGAGTACAGACTGCATGGATATCCTATCAAAAGCCCGGTGAACAGGAAAATTTATAATACCTTCGTGGCCCAACCACCTAACCAACGGCTCTGGAATCTTTCTTCAGTTAGATATACTTGTCTATATTCCACTGCAGGTACAGCAACATAAGTAAGTTTAAGATGAGGCTAGAGGGTCATGGAAAGAGGAGATACTAGCTCGCCAATGTTACCAGGACACTGAGAGATATTGTGGACAAATGATTCCGCTTGTCGTTCACATAATGCATTCTCCACCATATCAGAACCAACCTTCCACATGGAATAGCATTTCGGTTATCTAGCGATACCAATTAGAAGGTTGAACCATCTCTTTATTCTCTTTAAAGATGATAATTGAAGGTTTCAGAAGTTAGCATGAGTAAAACAGAGGGAGATAAATGACACCCTTACCTTCTCCACAGTCAAAACAAATGATTCTTTCAGAGCTGGCTGATGCAGCATGTCAACATGACTTGCCACATTGAAGTTGGGTGAACCCCAATCTTTATCACCAAAAGTGCTTTTTCTGCACTCATATGGGGAGTATCCTAATAAAGACTCACTTTCTGGTTGTTTATCAAGACCTAAAACATCATGAGCATGACTCTGTGCATTCATCTTATTGAAATCAATTCTTGTCTCCTCTGTTGGGGAACCGTTGTCACAAGGAATTTGAGATGATGGAGTTTCTTTGACTTGAGAAATGTCAAAATCACTAATACCTTGTTCATTATAGTCAATGGAAGACAGCCCTACatcttcaaaagcatctaaCATAGCAATATCATCGAAGTCTAAATCCTCTTCAGTCCTCTTGATCACAGAATCAGACACCTCTTCCGATCCCTTTAAGCGTGCTTCCTTCACCCGAAGAGCAACCTCCACAACAGCTGCTGCAGGTATAGATTTTAAAGCTGATTCACACTCTACCAATTCATGTATAGCCATAGCTTCGGATGCAGCAATTGAGAGCTCAACTGCCGCATTAACATCTGCATCTTTGAGGTGTCTTCTCAAGTTCTCTCCATACACCCTTGCTCTAACCTTCTCAACAGGTTGAGATGCAATTTCAACTCGTTGAATCTGCGCACCTTTTGAAGACTGAAGCCCTGCCAGAGATGCGTTAGATTCTTGGCTTTTGGTACACTGTGACTGTGAGCCACTGTTGTACGAGAAACGTAGGTGAAAATGAAGCACCTGCAAGGTAGAAAACATACATTATGTGAAAAACCTTATATATACTTGGAGGCTTCACTGCGACCAAAGTTTTACTTCTAAATAGTTAAAGAATGAGCGAACTTACTTTTCCAGGAGACTGAGCATAGCTCGTTGGCGAACCATCTTCCCCCGACAAGAATGGCGACCCATCTTCCCCTGACAAGAACAAACGGCAGCCGGTGTATCCGCCGCCGTCCTTTGACGATAATTCCAAACGCTTGTCTTCACCGACATTTTCTCGGGAAAGGGCCGCGCTCTGCTTAAAAGAACGCTTCAACTAATTTCGTGATTGATCGAGGAACTAGCGGAAACGAAAAAACTAGGGCTGCTCTAATCATGAAACAGACCTCTAACGGTTGCGCCACGGGATACTCCGATTGACTTTGCTGCAGCCAATCCGGTAACCAAGCAAGATCCTGCAATCGAAATCGAAAGGAACGATCGACCGATCAAATCGTAACGAATGGAAGAATCTGCACAAAGAAAAGGACGAAATCAGAGGAGAGACAAGCTACCTCGGAGAACTGAGGATGGCGAAACCCTAGACTTGCCATCGAGCTGCGGCGACTGTTTGGAGGAGAGAAGCAAAAGCagtaacgagagagagagagagacttggcGCCAAGCAGGAATTCGTATTGACCACAATTTGATTTCCCCGCgacaaattaaaaagtcaaCCGAAAAATTATTCAGCTTTCTTGCGTATCTTGATGAGGCCCGATTTATATGTGAATGCACGGGGACAGATTTATATGTTATGAAAATTTCAGATATTTcgtatagaaaaataaaaatttaaaaagtctggtccctaaatttgaaaatgcaagAGCCAAATGTATAAATAACCATTCCAAACAactttaaaacttttaaaaaatgcaattaaattggtgaaatcaaatcttaaaacttgtcaattcGTCTGATAGAAAATGCTGATGTAGCATAATTATTTTCCCTCTCATATGTGGCTTTTTTAAATTGCTTTATTTTCTTACATgtctttttcattattatttcatgcattaaattttatttaaattaggtaaataaatatataaaatggtaaaattttatttagaaaaaaaatgaaaataagagagagaaagagaatggTAGGGGACTCGTGGGTGTTGTCGCCGCCGCTGCCATTCCTCCTTATCACTGCAGGGGCCGGTAGAAGTCGCTAGCCTTGGGCGAGGGTAGCAGGCATAGCCCAGGTCCGGGTGAGGCAAACGTAGGTAGGCCTCGCCGGCCCGAGCGAGCCGCCCATCCTTGCCGAGGGCCGGCTATGAGAAGTGGTGGGTGGGGGGGCGCCCACCGGGCCTCTGCTGttctccgtttttttttttcttttccttccaattttgggtttgttagccttttataatttttaatctaCTTTGAACAAATTTgtagaagaaaataataaaaatgccacataagaaaagaaaataattttaaaaagccacctaggagagagaaattaatttgaaaattgctacgttagcatttTCCGTCGCCtaattggatggagttaataTAAGGATTCAACTaagtcaatttgacaaattttaagacttgattgcattttttaaaaagtttaggactcaattacactttcgcaCGAGTTTTATGACTTCCAGTGAACTTATCTCTACTTTTGACTCTTCATTTCTTTCCTACATTTGGGAAACCTCGCATTTTGGCTTAAAATTACCGAAACCTGTAAAACATTTCAAAATATTCCAATAGTGACAAGTAGAATAGTGTATGAACTTTTCAAACCTTCAAGATTTTAACTAAGTAGTACGAAAGGGCAGGCAAACAGAACGGCACATACCTTTTGAGAACATGGGTAGTCAATGCTTATAGTGCAATTTATCAAAGTCATTTAGATCTCGAAGGAGAATTATTCACATGCACCTGATTCACATTTCGTCTATATCATGTAGATCTCTCGTGGGCTGACATTGTTCGAGGGTGAAGACGACGGTGCTTACATGCAGCAGGTGAATAAAAGAACCGGCCGACTGGTTTCAACTACACATCTACTCAGTAGAATACTTGCAGTAAGAAAACATTACTTGCCCTTTCCTTTTTGAATAAACCGAGTTGCATTTACAGTATAAAAGAAGAGCCCTCAACAAAACAGAGCTTAGAGTTCTCCCAAGAAACTCCGATTCTCACATTCACGATGTGGCCTCGGGCTGATCACTAGAAGCAGCTTGAATCTGCGAAACTTCCGGGGCAGACATTTCTGGTTGTGTCGCTACCGCAGATTCGATTTGGCTTGGCACCGACGCTTGGATGATTTCTGGCGGTCTGAATTTGTCGATGTAGTAACTTAGAGCTGGCCCGGAGTACACGGCCGTTGGCACCTGGGGTTCGTTCTTGCTGACCTGGAGGAGTACTGCCGAAGCGGCGGCTATGGAAATGAGAGCGAGACCCGCAGCAACTGCTACCGTGTTTTCAGCTCCATCGGCAGATGAACCTGCAGTTCCCGAGCTTATCGCACTTTCCGCTATGTAAATTGCAGGCTGATGCATTACAaagacatggagagagagaagttcaGTTATTCACCTAAACAGGCGACATAAGGCAGAACggaaagaaaattaccaaacaaagaAACAGAAAGAATAGGCAAGTATGAATCGAAGTTGAAGGAGGTGGCGATAAGAGAATAGGCGGGGCTCTAGCTTAGGATGCTAATAATCTTTTGCATAATTCAAAATTTGGAGAAGAACCTACATCTTTACTAATGGTCCGAGAAACTAGACATGATAAATAATCTCAGGGAATCACAGCTGGTTGTGTTTATCTGGTTCTTATAGGTTTAAATTTGCTCTGCAAAAGAAATGGAACAGACTTTGTTTCATAACGTTCATTTCAAAAACGGTTCAAACAGGAGAAGTAGAATACCAGTGACCAGATGGATGTCACTCAATGGCACTTAAATGTCAAGAAGttggtaagagagagagaaaaaatgagaagCATGGAACAGATCATCATAGATCGAAATCCCATTGACTGATTTGTT includes these proteins:
- the LOC115743774 gene encoding uncharacterized protein LOC115743774 isoform X3, with the protein product MASLGFRHPQFSEDLAWLPDWLQQSQSEYPVAQPLESAALSRENVGEDKRLELSSKDGGGYTGCRLFLSGEDGSPFLSGEDGSPTSYAQSPGKVLHFHLRFSYNSGSQSQCTKSQESNASLAGLQSSKGAQIQRVEIASQPVEKVRARVYGENLRRHLKDADVNAAVELSIAASEAMAIHELVECESALKSIPAAAVVEVALRVKEARLKGSEEVSDSVIKRTEEDLDFDDIAMLDAFEDVGLSSIDYNEQGISDFDISQVKETPSSQIPCDNGSPTEETRIDFNKMNAQSHAHDVLGLDKQPESESLLGYSPYECRKSTFGDKDWGSPNFNVASHVDMLHQPALKESFVLTVEKVGSDMVENALCERQAESFVHNISQCPVEYRQVYLTEERFQSRWLGGWATKDIEVPVELKEKSTRTRSIAKFFVHETSFLSESADTAPDENSVVQIGISTQKAPQLKMAFEGSCDEVNEGITFSQEIVRSSSLLSADPLCSFVPCSISTENHGLHQEPSQNCIEIDGEKFIDLASELGSANPNETSDPKSKADNQNAGVTSEPKEGFQKSARRRLSSLKNYSVILSSNEAKLENGHGRCNLLLFSKCKREITSSYPDTNFTQKYNWRNSVGLKSPKSGYDIPAMVCGEEPVPVTKHPAEKVAFHRSISVQPAKNAAALQVHLLGKRKLLLLSDDKKWRHNMDSHRLAGDCLQKIPLNAANIRQDKNNHVSGRKRVSFSSEVHLQLQVDKSTRGSLHQNSPTGSTTGSWKRLRYCKSQLECRRQGAKHRTSFMAEQPLIFHKMEFFLTGFSTRKEKEIERLIQKHGGEVLLDIPPVNLRGKGSSMVLSEQRPFVISPRKLKTAKFLYGCAIRAFILKVAWITESISAGSLVLPDKYMIVSNQVDAMFIPIGKSLPHSNSGSIFGQVGIMLHGKKSFCNKFSEVIKRGGGVAYKTLQQLVHCLHHGKVSMGIIVTEYESRPSRHLRQCALERKIPILTMSWIIESLYAGKMLSVLEQHQNLGFWR
- the LOC115743774 gene encoding uncharacterized protein LOC115743774 isoform X1, with product MASLGFRHPQFSEDLAWLPDWLQQSQSEYPVAQPLESAALSRENVGEDKRLELSSKDGGGYTGCRLFLSGEDGSPFLSGEDGSPTSYAQSPGKVLHFHLRFSYNSGSQSQCTKSQESNASLAGLQSSKGAQIQRVEIASQPVEKVRARVYGENLRRHLKDADVNAAVELSIAASEAMAIHELVECESALKSIPAAAVVEVALRVKEARLKGSEEVSDSVIKRTEEDLDFDDIAMLDAFEDVGLSSIDYNEQGISDFDISQVKETPSSQIPCDNGSPTEETRIDFNKMNAQSHAHDVLGLDKQPESESLLGYSPYECRKSTFGDKDWGSPNFNVASHVDMLHQPALKESFVLTVEKVGSDMVENALCERQAESFVHNISQCPVEYRQVYLTEERFQSRWLGGWATKDIEVPVELKEKSTRTRSIAKFFVHETSFLSESADTAPDENSVVQIGISTQKAPQLKMAFEGSCDEVNEGITFSQEIVRSSSLLSADPLCSFVPCSISTENHGLHQEPSQNCIEIDGEKFIDLASELGSANPNETSDPKSKADNQNAGVTSEPKEGFQKSARRRLSSLKNYSVILSSNEAKLENGHGRCNLLLFSKCKREITSSYPDTNFTQKYNWRNSVGLKSPKSGYDIPAMVCGEEPVPVTKHPAEKVAFHRSISVQPAKNAAALQVHLLGKRKLLLLSDDKKWRHNMDSHRLAGDCLQKIPLNAANIRQDKNNHVSGRKRVSFSSEVHLQLQVDKSTRGSLHQNSPTGSTTGSWKRLRYCKSQLECRRQGAKHRTSFMAEQPLIFHKMEFFLTGFSTRKEKEIERLIQKHGGEVLLDIPPVNLRGKGSSMVLSEQRPFVISPRKLKTAKFLYGCAIRAFILKVAWITESISAGSLVLPDKYMIVSNQVDAMFIPIGKSLPHSNSGSIFGQVGIMLHGKKSFCNKFSEVIKRGGGVAYKTLQQLVHCLHHGKVSMGIIVTEYESRPSRHLRQCALERKIPILLLMQTMSWIIESLYAGKMLSVLEQHQNLGFWR
- the LOC115743774 gene encoding uncharacterized protein LOC115743774 isoform X2, with the translated sequence MASLGFRHPQFSEDLAWLPDWLQQSQSEYPVAQPLESAALSRENVGEDKRLELSSKDGGGYTGCRLFLSGEDGSPFLSGEDGSPTSYAQSPGKVLHFHLRFSYNSGSQSQCTKSQESNASLAGLQSSKGAQIQRVEIASQPVEKVRARVYGENLRRHLKDADVNAAVELSIAASEAMAIHELVECESALKSIPAAAVVEVALRVKEARLKGSEEVSDSVIKRTEEDLDFDDIAMLDAFEDVGLSSIDYNEQGISDFDISQVKETPSSQIPCDNGSPTEETRIDFNKMNAQSHAHDVLGLDKQPESESLLGYSPYECRKSTFGDKDWGSPNFNVASHVDMLHQPALKESFVLTVEKVGSDMVENALCERQAESFVHNISQCPVEYRQVYLTEERFQSRWLGGWATKDIEVPVELKEKSTRTRSIAKFFVHETSFLSESADTAPDENSVVQIGISTQKAPQLKMAFEGSCDEVNEGITFSQEIVRSSSLLSADPLCSFVPCSISTENHGLHQEPSQNCIEIDGEKFIDLASELGSANPNETSDPKSKADNQNAGVTSEPKEGFQKSARRRLSSLKNYSVILSSNEAKLENGHGRCNLLLFSKCKREITSSYPDTNFTQKYNWRNSVGLKSPKSGYDIPAMVCGEEPVPVTKHPAEKVAFHRSISVQPAKNAAALQVHLLGKRKLLLLSDDKKWRHNMDSHRLAGDCLQKIPLNAANIRQDKNNHVSGRKRVSFSSEVHLQLQVDKSTRGSLHQNCSTTGSWKRLRYCKSQLECRRQGAKHRTSFMAEQPLIFHKMEFFLTGFSTRKEKEIERLIQKHGGEVLLDIPPVNLRGKGSSMVLSEQRPFVISPRKLKTAKFLYGCAIRAFILKVAWITESISAGSLVLPDKYMIVSNQVDAMFIPIGKSLPHSNSGSIFGQVGIMLHGKKSFCNKFSEVIKRGGGVAYKTLQQLVHCLHHGKVSMGIIVTEYESRPSRHLRQCALERKIPILLLMQTMSWIIESLYAGKMLSVLEQHQNLGFWR